A genomic region of Salinibacter pepae contains the following coding sequences:
- a CDS encoding DUF2294 domain-containing protein, which yields MAHSSVPSDKTKGQIEAAVTEAITQFERDYLGRGPKQAKSFVVENLVVVKLQGILSPAERQLSHENGGVELIKKMRTRLIESSSEDLSGLVADETGIDVVSMHTDISARTGERVFVFSLDADLEAALQNR from the coding sequence ATGGCGCATTCGTCCGTTCCGTCCGACAAAACGAAAGGCCAAATCGAGGCCGCGGTCACCGAGGCCATTACGCAGTTCGAGCGGGATTATCTGGGCCGAGGGCCGAAGCAGGCGAAGTCCTTTGTCGTCGAGAACCTGGTCGTCGTCAAGCTGCAGGGCATTCTGAGTCCCGCGGAGCGCCAGTTGAGCCACGAGAACGGAGGGGTCGAGCTCATCAAGAAGATGCGCACCCGCCTGATTGAAAGCTCCAGCGAGGACCTGTCCGGCCTCGTGGCGGACGAGACCGGAATCGACGTCGTGAGCATGCACACCGACATCAGCGCCCGGACCGGCGAGCGCGTTTTTGTGTTCAGCCTCGACGCGGACCTGGAGGCGGCCCTGCAAAACCGATAA
- a CDS encoding J domain-containing protein translates to MPRSDDASPPDHYARLGVRPSASADEIRAAYRKKARETHPDQNPDDPKAAERFRTIKEAYQVLGDPERRKSYDRARKSPRVPEVLRITQQAPAGCGGYLWRVFAGLAAVGVFFVLEALGVWAADVWTLSLAVGGGALVAGLVTALVARHFPDEATDISVRLDAQRVRMRADGRTVLRVGWDRVGRVEVRNGGQMVMWVDPAAAQGLHPVPPVLTAVDDRRDSALLRFDLSETDVPQPVLVSFLRATDPIPAPPPDE, encoded by the coding sequence ATGCCCCGCTCCGACGACGCATCGCCGCCCGACCACTACGCGCGGCTCGGGGTGCGGCCCTCGGCCTCGGCCGACGAGATTCGTGCGGCGTACCGGAAAAAGGCGCGAGAGACGCACCCGGACCAGAACCCGGACGACCCGAAGGCCGCCGAGCGGTTCCGCACGATCAAGGAGGCGTATCAGGTGCTGGGCGACCCGGAGCGTCGCAAGTCCTACGACCGCGCCCGAAAGTCGCCACGGGTGCCGGAGGTGCTCCGGATCACGCAGCAGGCCCCGGCGGGCTGTGGGGGGTACCTCTGGCGGGTCTTCGCCGGCCTCGCCGCGGTCGGGGTGTTCTTCGTGCTCGAGGCCCTGGGCGTGTGGGCCGCCGACGTGTGGACCCTCTCGTTGGCCGTCGGCGGCGGGGCGCTCGTGGCGGGCCTCGTCACGGCCCTCGTGGCCCGCCACTTTCCGGACGAGGCCACGGACATCTCCGTTCGCCTCGACGCCCAGCGCGTCCGGATGCGGGCCGACGGCCGGACTGTCCTCCGCGTGGGATGGGATCGCGTGGGCCGGGTGGAGGTCCGGAACGGGGGGCAGATGGTGATGTGGGTGGATCCGGCCGCCGCACAGGGGCTTCACCCGGTGCCGCCCGTCCTCACGGCCGTCGACGACCGCCGCGACAGCGCGCTGCTGCGATTCGACCTGTCGGAAACCGACGTCCCGCAGCCTGTTCTCGTCTCGTTTTTGCGGGCCACCGATCCGATTCCGGCGCCCCCACCGGACGAATAG
- a CDS encoding phytoene desaturase, with the protein MSWLTRLAHRDDATLNTRTEPAPAGPDAPHAVVVGAGMGGLASAVRLRARGFRVTLLDRLDQPGGRARVFEQDGFTFDAGPTVITAPFLFEELWSLCGRDLEDDVELVPVDPFYRIRFDDGTAFNYTGDTEEMVEEIRRFAPEDVDGYRRFLEKSEEIFEVGFEELGHVPFDNVTDMLRIVPAMMKLESHRTVHSLVSKYISHPKIRKVLSFHPLLVGGNPFSTTSIYTLIAHLERKWGVWYAMGGTGSLVQGLSDLLADLDVTQRYGAEVDQILVEDETASGVRLSSGEEIPADLVVSNADVGWTYRHLVAPEHRDTWTDRKVEDMDYSMSLFVWYFGTDRTYEDVEHHSILLGPRYKGLLDDIFDHKELADDFSLYLHRPTKTDPSMAPDGHDAFYVLSPVPHLESGVDWRQQAEPYRQAVEEYLADTVLPDLGEHLVTSRMLTPREFKTDYKSLKGAAFSVEPKLTQSAWFRPHNQSEDVDHLYFAGAGTHPGAGLPGVLSSARVLDTIVPAPDAFDVSVPQNGAGAHPEPVA; encoded by the coding sequence ATGAGTTGGCTCACCCGCCTCGCCCACCGCGACGACGCCACCCTCAACACGCGCACCGAACCGGCCCCGGCCGGGCCCGACGCGCCCCACGCCGTCGTCGTTGGGGCCGGGATGGGCGGGCTCGCGTCCGCCGTCCGGCTGCGGGCGCGTGGCTTTCGGGTGACGCTTCTCGACCGCCTCGACCAGCCCGGCGGCCGGGCGCGCGTCTTCGAGCAGGACGGCTTTACGTTCGACGCCGGGCCCACCGTCATCACCGCGCCGTTTCTGTTCGAGGAGCTCTGGTCCCTCTGCGGGCGCGACCTGGAGGACGACGTGGAGCTCGTGCCCGTCGACCCGTTCTACCGCATCCGCTTCGACGACGGGACCGCCTTCAACTACACGGGCGACACCGAAGAAATGGTGGAGGAAATTCGCCGCTTCGCGCCGGAGGACGTGGACGGGTACCGGCGCTTTCTGGAAAAAAGCGAAGAGATCTTCGAGGTCGGCTTCGAGGAGCTCGGCCACGTGCCGTTCGACAACGTGACGGACATGCTCCGCATCGTGCCGGCGATGATGAAGCTGGAGAGCCACCGCACGGTGCACAGCCTCGTCTCCAAGTACATCTCCCACCCCAAGATTCGGAAGGTGCTGTCCTTCCACCCGCTGCTGGTGGGGGGAAACCCGTTCAGCACGACCTCCATCTACACGCTCATCGCCCATCTGGAGCGCAAGTGGGGCGTGTGGTACGCCATGGGCGGCACCGGCTCGCTCGTGCAGGGCCTGTCGGACCTCCTTGCGGACCTCGACGTCACGCAGCGCTACGGCGCGGAGGTCGATCAGATTCTGGTGGAGGACGAGACGGCCAGCGGGGTGCGCCTCTCCTCGGGCGAGGAAATACCCGCCGACCTCGTGGTCTCCAACGCCGACGTGGGCTGGACCTACCGGCACCTCGTGGCGCCCGAGCACCGCGACACGTGGACGGACCGCAAGGTGGAGGACATGGACTACTCGATGAGCCTGTTTGTCTGGTACTTCGGGACGGACCGCACCTACGAGGACGTGGAGCACCACTCCATCCTGCTGGGGCCGCGGTACAAGGGGCTGCTGGACGACATCTTCGACCACAAGGAGCTGGCCGACGACTTCAGTCTCTACCTGCACCGCCCCACGAAGACAGACCCGTCGATGGCGCCCGACGGACACGACGCGTTTTACGTCCTGTCGCCGGTGCCGCACCTGGAGAGCGGGGTGGACTGGCGCCAGCAGGCCGAGCCGTACCGGCAGGCCGTGGAGGAGTACCTCGCCGACACGGTGCTGCCGGACCTCGGGGAGCACCTCGTCACGAGCCGCATGCTCACGCCCCGCGAATTTAAGACGGACTACAAGTCGCTCAAGGGGGCGGCGTTTAGCGTGGAGCCGAAGCTCACCCAGAGTGCCTGGTTCCGGCCCCACAACCAGAGCGAGGACGTGGACCACCTCTACTTCGCCGGTGCCGGCACCCATCCGGGGGCCGGCCTGCCGGGCGTGCTCTCGTCGGCCCGCGTGCTGGACACGATCGTGCCGGCCCCGGACGCGTTCGATGTGTCTGTTCCGCAGAACGGCGCCGGAGCACACCCGGAGCCGGTCGCGTAA
- a CDS encoding T9SS type A sorting domain-containing protein, whose protein sequence is MTPSPPSASLPPARRRASNTGIVSIFLAVGLLLLACGRGRAQPASCVTAIDNATVLIPDTVSVEGDAAPFFSPDSLAVLSPDDTCVGAESWRQAQQTAMAVAGRGPFEGEGLSDESSFRLRLYGARGEQHRDGTATFVACTRVGKALRAFCRDDGRYEDDAIYVLRTLRLGPPSPNEAPRVQALRLAAPSPNPVRDAVRIRFATPERQTVKLKLYDMLGRVVWTFGSGRVKGRHEVQADLSGLASGAYFLRLRSEGDTRTRRITVVR, encoded by the coding sequence ATGACCCCGAGCCCCCCGTCTGCTAGTCTGCCCCCGGCGCGTCGGCGTGCCTCAAACACGGGCATCGTTTCCATTTTCCTCGCGGTGGGCCTGCTTCTGCTTGCGTGCGGGCGGGGCCGGGCACAGCCCGCCTCCTGCGTCACGGCGATCGACAATGCGACCGTTCTCATTCCCGATACCGTCTCCGTTGAGGGGGACGCCGCGCCCTTCTTTAGTCCCGACTCCCTCGCCGTTCTCTCACCGGATGATACGTGCGTCGGGGCCGAGTCGTGGCGACAGGCCCAACAGACGGCGATGGCGGTGGCGGGACGGGGCCCCTTCGAGGGGGAGGGGTTGAGCGACGAGAGTTCGTTTCGCCTCCGGCTGTACGGCGCTCGTGGGGAGCAGCACCGGGACGGAACCGCAACGTTCGTGGCGTGCACGCGGGTCGGAAAGGCGCTCCGGGCCTTTTGCCGCGACGACGGGCGCTACGAGGACGACGCGATCTATGTCCTGCGCACGCTGCGCCTCGGCCCCCCATCGCCGAACGAGGCGCCTCGCGTGCAGGCCCTTCGCCTCGCGGCGCCATCCCCCAATCCGGTGCGGGACGCGGTGCGCATCCGCTTCGCGACGCCCGAGCGCCAAACAGTCAAATTGAAGCTATACGACATGTTGGGGCGGGTCGTCTGGACCTTCGGGAGCGGAAGGGTGAAAGGCCGCCACGAAGTCCAGGCCGACCTGTCGGGACTGGCCAGCGGGGCCTATTTCCTGCGGCTGCGGTCGGAGGGCGACACCCGGACGCGTCGCATTACCGTCGTGCGGTAG
- a CDS encoding hybrid sensor histidine kinase/response regulator, whose amino-acid sequence MPPDSPSDVEQCSTGPLVERPGALKEFVEATPAPVAMLDDDWRIVTHSRAWLEVFQNEGDETRTPIALDRIESTGPALSPREALPAPTDQRTFFEVFADPDDEWRTAFLRSLEEKGSRRGYGQRLSQPDGPTYRVDWEVRPWQTKNGSERGVLLSVIDRTEERHAKGLRRQVDHRFDKLVGTISEGVLLMDDTGVFRDGNEAAQNILGRPLDEIIGSRFDDDIWNGLREDGSPLPNVEFPFWRAYVEREPVQEEVMGVYPPDAPPRWIRVNAQPLFRSGQEAPYAVLVSFDDITDERLKEEALQTSRDLLSSVLSSSLDGIIVFSALRNAGDAIADFECVLVNPQAEKLFESTAEDIVGMRLREDMPRQEDKGLFDTYCEVVETGEPAEMEVHYDTDGQDVWFQVMAVKVENGVAVTYRDITDRKEAERQIREQAQLLDKARDAILAHDLDGRIVYWNKSAERLTGWSKEEVLGAQAHDCLYAPNEEDTLQQCHETMMAEGEWTGELHMRTKDDEERIVESRWSLVRDSTGKPKHVLVINTDITERKRLESQFLRSQRMESLGRLVGGIAHDLGNLLVPITLGVKVLKRRVDDTDDKVDQTLSMIQKSAERGSDMVEQVLAFARGVEGERVALQPELIVEEVEEMTTETFPEDVEVQIQTDADLRPVVGDATQIQQVLMNLCVNARDAMPDGGTLTVEARNVDFTEREARRNIEAEPGGYVCIEVRDTGTGMPDDVADKIFEPFFTTKEEGEGTGLGLSTAYSIIQSHDGFMDVESEEGVGTTFWIYLPAADEEATVEAPSATNGEAGHERPSFDGEGTQVLVVDDEEFVLESAQQTLEAAGYEVRTALDAAAALRVMEKEAIDLVITDLRMPEMSGLDLIRRLQERHPDLPIVAASGVADGRTEEALDAGAQTFLAKPFTAEKLEAALQEALHTTEEAAA is encoded by the coding sequence ATGCCCCCTGATTCTCCGTCCGACGTGGAGCAGTGCTCCACAGGTCCCCTTGTTGAGCGGCCCGGTGCGCTGAAGGAATTCGTGGAGGCGACGCCGGCCCCGGTCGCCATGCTCGACGACGACTGGCGCATCGTCACGCACAGCCGGGCGTGGCTGGAGGTCTTCCAGAACGAGGGCGACGAAACCCGCACCCCCATCGCCCTCGACCGCATCGAGTCCACCGGCCCGGCGCTGTCCCCCCGCGAGGCCCTTCCCGCCCCGACGGACCAGCGGACGTTCTTCGAGGTGTTTGCCGACCCGGACGACGAGTGGCGGACCGCGTTTCTGCGCAGCCTTGAGGAGAAGGGCAGCCGGCGCGGCTACGGGCAACGGCTCTCCCAGCCGGACGGGCCCACGTATCGGGTGGACTGGGAGGTGCGGCCGTGGCAGACCAAAAACGGGTCGGAGCGGGGCGTGCTCCTCTCCGTCATCGACCGCACCGAGGAGCGGCACGCCAAGGGCCTGCGGCGCCAGGTGGACCACCGCTTCGACAAGCTCGTCGGCACGATCAGTGAGGGGGTGCTCCTCATGGACGACACCGGCGTGTTCCGGGACGGGAACGAGGCCGCCCAGAACATCCTGGGCCGCCCCCTCGACGAGATTATCGGCAGCCGGTTCGACGACGACATCTGGAACGGCCTGCGGGAGGACGGCAGCCCGCTCCCCAACGTCGAGTTTCCGTTCTGGCGCGCCTACGTCGAGCGGGAGCCGGTCCAGGAGGAGGTGATGGGCGTGTACCCCCCCGATGCGCCGCCGCGATGGATCCGGGTCAACGCCCAGCCGCTGTTCCGAAGCGGCCAGGAGGCCCCGTACGCTGTTCTCGTTTCGTTCGACGACATCACCGACGAGCGGCTGAAGGAGGAGGCCCTCCAAACCTCGCGCGACCTTCTGTCGAGCGTCCTCAGCAGCTCGCTCGACGGGATCATTGTCTTCTCGGCCCTCCGGAACGCGGGCGACGCCATCGCCGACTTTGAGTGTGTGCTGGTCAACCCGCAGGCGGAGAAGCTCTTCGAGAGCACGGCCGAGGACATTGTCGGCATGCGATTGCGGGAGGACATGCCCCGGCAGGAGGACAAGGGCCTGTTCGACACGTACTGCGAGGTCGTCGAGACCGGCGAGCCGGCCGAGATGGAAGTCCACTACGACACCGACGGGCAGGACGTCTGGTTTCAGGTGATGGCCGTCAAGGTGGAAAACGGCGTGGCCGTCACCTACCGCGACATCACCGACCGCAAGGAGGCCGAACGGCAAATCCGCGAACAGGCCCAGCTCCTCGACAAGGCCCGCGACGCGATTCTGGCCCACGACCTGGACGGACGGATCGTCTACTGGAACAAGAGCGCCGAGCGCCTCACCGGCTGGTCGAAGGAGGAGGTCCTGGGCGCACAGGCGCACGACTGCCTCTACGCCCCCAACGAGGAGGACACGCTCCAGCAGTGCCACGAGACGATGATGGCGGAGGGCGAATGGACGGGCGAGCTTCACATGCGCACGAAGGACGACGAGGAGCGCATCGTCGAGAGCCGGTGGTCCCTCGTGCGCGACAGCACGGGGAAGCCGAAGCACGTGCTCGTCATCAATACCGACATCACCGAGCGGAAGCGTCTGGAGTCGCAATTCCTCCGGTCTCAGCGCATGGAAAGCCTCGGGCGGCTCGTGGGCGGAATCGCGCACGACCTGGGCAACCTGCTGGTGCCCATCACCCTCGGCGTGAAGGTGCTCAAGCGCCGCGTGGACGACACCGACGACAAGGTGGACCAGACGCTCTCGATGATTCAGAAGAGTGCCGAGCGCGGCTCCGACATGGTGGAGCAGGTGCTGGCCTTTGCCCGCGGGGTGGAGGGCGAGCGGGTGGCCCTCCAGCCGGAACTGATCGTCGAGGAGGTGGAGGAAATGACGACGGAGACCTTCCCGGAGGACGTGGAGGTGCAAATTCAGACCGACGCGGACCTGCGCCCGGTCGTGGGGGACGCGACGCAGATCCAGCAGGTGCTCATGAACCTGTGCGTCAACGCGCGGGACGCCATGCCCGACGGCGGCACGCTCACCGTTGAGGCCCGCAACGTCGACTTCACCGAACGAGAGGCCCGTCGCAACATCGAGGCGGAGCCGGGCGGCTACGTCTGCATTGAGGTGCGCGACACCGGCACCGGCATGCCCGACGACGTGGCCGACAAGATCTTCGAGCCCTTCTTTACGACGAAGGAGGAGGGCGAGGGCACCGGCCTGGGCCTGTCCACCGCCTACAGCATCATCCAGAGCCACGACGGGTTCATGGACGTGGAGAGCGAGGAGGGGGTGGGCACGACCTTCTGGATCTATCTGCCCGCCGCCGACGAGGAGGCGACCGTGGAGGCCCCGTCCGCGACCAACGGGGAGGCGGGGCACGAGCGCCCGTCGTTCGACGGGGAGGGAACGCAGGTGCTGGTGGTGGACGACGAGGAGTTCGTGCTGGAGTCGGCCCAGCAGACGCTGGAGGCGGCCGGGTACGAGGTCCGCACGGCCCTCGACGCGGCGGCGGCCCTGCGGGTAATGGAGAAGGAGGCGATTGACCTCGTCATCACGGACCTCCGCATGCCGGAGATGAGCGGGCTGGACCTGATCCGGCGGCTCCAGGAGCGACACCCGGACCTGCCCATTGTGGCCGCGAGCGGGGTGGCCGACGGGCGGACCGAAGAGGCCCTCGACGCCGGGGCACAGACCTTTCTCGCCAAGCCTTTTACCGCGGAGAAGCTCGAAGCCGCCCTGCAGGAGGCCCTCCACACCACCGAGGAAGCCGCGGCGTGA
- the aroC gene encoding chorismate synthase yields MLRYLTAGESHGEAIIGVLEGAPAQLPLTPDDINEHLARRWLGYGRGGRSKIENDTVHIYSGVRFGQTLGSPISFRIDNGAYEKDKAGWPEKMAIEGEPPEDMEKVTMPRPGHADLAGKQKYEHDDMRPVIDRSSARETAMRVACCSVARRLLNEFGIEVGSHVVRIGDVGFDEPEEWADRRNALLEEGGGASALYETADESATRMIDDGMTERCVEHIDQTKKDRDSLGGVYEVVVTGVPPGLGSYVHWDRRLDGQLVQAICSIQAQKAAEVGDGFFNAHRPGSQVHDPIEPREDGAQAYPRRTNHAGGTEGGTTTGMPLVVRGYMKPIPTLIKPLDSVDTATGEPEPTRYERSDITSVPAASTVAEATVAYTVANAFLRKYGGDSVPAIRRHVEADRAAPNE; encoded by the coding sequence ATGCTCCGATACCTGACCGCCGGCGAGTCGCACGGCGAGGCCATCATCGGCGTTCTCGAGGGCGCCCCGGCCCAACTGCCGCTTACGCCCGACGACATCAACGAGCACCTGGCCCGGCGCTGGCTCGGCTATGGGCGCGGGGGGCGGTCGAAAATCGAGAACGACACGGTGCACATCTACTCGGGCGTGCGCTTCGGCCAGACGCTCGGGAGTCCCATCTCCTTCCGCATCGACAACGGGGCCTACGAGAAGGACAAGGCCGGCTGGCCCGAGAAGATGGCCATCGAGGGCGAGCCGCCGGAGGACATGGAGAAGGTGACGATGCCCCGGCCCGGCCACGCCGACCTGGCGGGCAAGCAGAAGTACGAGCACGACGACATGCGGCCCGTGATCGACCGGTCGAGCGCCCGCGAGACGGCCATGCGGGTGGCCTGCTGCTCGGTGGCGCGGCGCCTACTGAACGAGTTCGGCATCGAGGTGGGCAGCCACGTGGTGCGCATCGGGGACGTGGGGTTCGACGAGCCCGAGGAGTGGGCCGATCGTCGCAACGCGCTCCTCGAGGAGGGCGGCGGGGCGAGTGCCCTTTACGAGACGGCCGACGAGAGCGCCACGCGCATGATCGACGACGGCATGACGGAGCGCTGCGTGGAGCACATCGACCAGACGAAGAAGGACCGCGATTCGCTCGGGGGCGTCTACGAGGTGGTCGTGACCGGCGTGCCGCCCGGCCTCGGGTCGTACGTTCACTGGGACCGGCGCCTCGACGGCCAGCTCGTGCAGGCCATCTGCTCGATCCAGGCCCAGAAGGCCGCCGAGGTCGGCGACGGCTTCTTCAACGCCCACCGTCCCGGCTCGCAGGTGCACGATCCCATCGAGCCCCGCGAGGACGGCGCGCAGGCCTACCCCCGCCGCACCAACCACGCGGGCGGCACGGAAGGGGGCACAACCACCGGCATGCCGCTCGTCGTGCGGGGCTACATGAAACCGATCCCCACCCTCATCAAGCCGCTCGACTCGGTCGACACGGCGACGGGCGAGCCCGAGCCGACCCGCTACGAGCGGAGCGACATCACGAGCGTGCCGGCCGCGTCCACCGTGGCCGAGGCCACCGTCGCCTACACCGTGGCCAACGCGTTCCTGCGGAAGTACGGGGGCGACTCCGTGCCCGCGATCCGGCGCCACGTTGAGGCCGACCGCGCGGCCCCGAACGAGTAG
- a CDS encoding trypsin-like peptidase domain-containing protein yields MASSSGRPARLLAGIGLLLVGLLAGVLVMLLAEEESDTAPVARIVERAGTVEEAGTTRTASVPRDWQTDGPPPAALNRLFRDVAEEVTEGVVSIRVASSAEGSGENPLGQPAQNLGSGVVISPEGYIVTNSHVVEGAERIQVRLTDKRQFEARVVGTDASTDLAVIKVGGEDFSVVPFGNSDQVQVGDWVVAVGNPLQLTSTVTAGIVSALGRQLRIIEDQFRIENFIQTDAAINPGNSGGALVNLKGELVGINTAIASRSRRTEGYGFAIPSALVERVVTDLIAYGEVRRGYLGVSILPVDADRAEEIGLRDIRGVYLEEVQSGSAADRAGLEGGDVVTSIMGEPVNAPNDLQSLIARQRPGDTVAVEVWRDGTARTFGVELMGEDTPVYQEWLSDLQSGGSPNSDPPEYQPPDDGGADAAVTEVDGWDVGLRPLTDTEASVFDAEAGAYVAYVESGGRAAAAGLPRNVVMTRLDDARIESPADVVQHLSAASGPVLVEVQRRDGTPAFYEIE; encoded by the coding sequence ATGGCCTCGTCTTCGGGACGTCCCGCACGACTGCTTGCCGGAATCGGGCTGCTGCTGGTGGGCCTGCTGGCCGGGGTCCTCGTGATGTTGCTGGCCGAGGAGGAGTCGGACACGGCCCCGGTGGCCCGCATCGTGGAGCGTGCGGGGACGGTGGAGGAGGCCGGCACCACCCGGACGGCCTCGGTCCCGCGCGACTGGCAGACGGACGGGCCGCCGCCCGCGGCCCTCAACCGGCTCTTTCGGGACGTTGCTGAGGAGGTGACCGAGGGGGTGGTCTCCATCCGGGTCGCGTCCAGCGCGGAGGGGAGCGGGGAGAATCCCCTCGGGCAGCCGGCACAGAACCTTGGAAGCGGGGTGGTGATCAGTCCGGAGGGCTACATCGTGACGAACAGTCACGTGGTGGAGGGGGCGGAGCGCATCCAGGTGCGACTGACCGACAAGCGCCAGTTCGAGGCCCGAGTGGTGGGCACGGACGCGTCCACCGACCTTGCGGTGATCAAGGTGGGCGGGGAGGACTTTTCGGTGGTGCCGTTCGGCAACTCGGACCAGGTGCAGGTGGGCGACTGGGTGGTGGCGGTCGGCAATCCCCTCCAACTCACCTCGACCGTCACGGCCGGAATTGTAAGCGCGCTGGGCCGCCAGTTGCGAATCATCGAGGACCAGTTCCGGATCGAGAATTTCATTCAGACCGACGCGGCCATCAACCCGGGCAACTCGGGCGGGGCCCTCGTCAACCTGAAGGGGGAGCTCGTGGGCATCAACACCGCCATCGCCAGCCGGAGCCGGCGGACGGAGGGCTACGGCTTCGCGATTCCGTCGGCCCTCGTGGAGCGGGTGGTCACCGACCTCATCGCGTACGGCGAGGTGCGACGCGGGTACCTGGGCGTCAGCATTCTGCCGGTGGACGCGGACCGGGCCGAGGAGATCGGCCTGCGCGACATCCGCGGGGTGTACCTGGAGGAGGTGCAGTCGGGAAGTGCGGCGGACCGGGCCGGCCTGGAGGGGGGCGACGTGGTGACCTCCATCATGGGGGAGCCGGTGAACGCGCCCAACGACCTTCAGAGCCTGATTGCCCGCCAGCGCCCCGGCGACACGGTCGCGGTGGAGGTGTGGCGGGACGGGACGGCACGCACGTTCGGTGTGGAGCTGATGGGCGAGGACACGCCGGTGTATCAGGAGTGGCTGAGCGACCTTCAGTCGGGGGGGAGCCCCAATTCAGATCCGCCGGAATACCAGCCGCCCGACGACGGAGGGGCGGACGCGGCCGTAACCGAGGTGGACGGATGGGACGTCGGACTGCGTCCACTGACGGACACGGAGGCCTCCGTCTTCGACGCGGAGGCCGGGGCGTACGTCGCGTACGTGGAAAGCGGCGGACGGGCGGCGGCCGCCGGCCTGCCCCGCAACGTGGTGATGACCCGCCTCGACGACGCCCGCATTGAGTCCCCCGCCGATGTCGTCCAGCATCTGTCGGCGGCCAGCGGGCCGGTGCTCGTGGAGGTGCAGCGCCGCGACGGCACGCCGGCCTTCTACGAGATTGAGTAG